In the Symphalangus syndactylus isolate Jambi chromosome 17, NHGRI_mSymSyn1-v2.1_pri, whole genome shotgun sequence genome, GGGCTGCAAAGTGACGAGTGCGTTCTTCCCGTCTCAAACATAGGGTAATAAATAGCATGCATCGAAGATATTACTAGGAAGAGATAGCTCTTTAAGTCACGAGAGGGGAGAAATGTTTGTCCCGGGAAAATTTGCCTCGGGAGTAAAATTTGCCAGACTAGCTGCACGGGTGAGCTCGGTGAGAAGGAAGAAACCCGGATTGGAGGAGGTGAGGTCGAGAGCCAGGTTCAGGTGCAGGAGCTAGATGGGTGGACGCCGGTGCGTGGACTGGAGGTTTCCAGGTACCGCGCTTAGCGTGCCTGTTGAAGTCAAATGCATGGTTAAGGAGGCTAGCGAGGAAGACTAGTGAGGGAAGCTTGTGGAAACGGCTACGAGCCCAGAAAAGGCATGACGCGTCCAGTTCTCCAAGTTTTTGGAAGGGAAGAGCGGGAAAGCATCACGATCCCGCCTACTGTGCGGAGGAATCTGCGAGTCTCCCAGCTCCACCCCCTCAACAGTGATGCAAAGAGGACAAACACCGACGTAGGGagaggaaaacataaaaaaattgcaGGGAGCGGGGAGTAGGCAACCAGCAGTCTTCCGCCAATAGGGCGAGAGGGAGCGCGTCCCGAGGAAACGAGCACCGCGTAAGTACTTGAGTTGGGAACCCAGTGCTTCCGGAAGCTCGGAGCTCACCTTCCCGACCTCGCCGAAGTTGAAAAAAGGCAGAGCAGGGAGAGGGGCCGGCTCACCCTGCTGAGAGCTGCTCAGTGGGCAGGCGAGACGCTGCTCCGGGAGACGCCCACTGGAGGGATCGCAGAGCCCGGCAAGCGGCGAGCGCGCCAAGGACGGTGCGCTTCGGGCGAGGAGCCCAAGTCCTCCGAGACGGGGAGGGAGCGGCCCGCGAGGGCTGGGGCTCCGAAGAGGGCCGAGTAGGTGCTGCATGGACAGCATGCGTCTCTCCGCCGGTCCCGACGCGGGGCCCTCGGGCAACTCCAGCCCATGGTGGCCTCTGGCCACCGGCGCTGGCAACACGAGCCGGGAGGCCGAAGCCCTCGGGGAAGGCAACGGCCCGCCGAGGGACGTGCGCAACGAGGAGCTGGCCAAACTGGAGATCGCCGTGCTGGCGGTGACTTTCGCGGTGGCCGTGCTGGGCAACAGCAGCGTACTGCTGGCTCTGCACCGGACGCCGCGCAAGACGTCCCGCATGCACCTCTTCATCCGACACCTCAGCCTGGCCGACCTGGCCGTGGCATTCTTCCAGGTGCTGCCGCAAATGTGCTGGGACATCACCTACCGCTTCCGCGGCCCCGACTGGCTGTGCCGCGTGGTGAAGCACCTGCAGGTGTTCGGCATGTTCGCGTCGGCCTACATGCTGGTAGTCATGACAGCCGACCGCTACATCGCCGTGTGCCACCCGCTCAAGACTCTGCAACAGCCCGCGCGCCGCTCGCGCCTCATGATCGCGGCCGCCTGGGTGCTGAGCTTCGTGCTGAGCACGCCGCAGTACTTCGTCTTCTCCATGATCGAGGTGAACAATGTCACCAAGGCCCGCGACTGCTGGGCCACCTTCATCCAGCCCTGGGGTTCTCGTGCCTACGTGACCTGGATGACGGGTGGCATCTTCGTGGCGCCCGTGGTCATCTTGGGTACCTGCTACGGCTTCATCTGCTACAACATCTGGCGCAACGTCCGTGGGAAGACGGCGTCGCGCCAGAGCAAGGGCTCAGAGCAAGCGGGTGCCGCCTTTCAAAAGGGGTTCCTGCTCGCTCCCTGTGTCAGCAGCGTGAAGTCCATTTCTCGGGCCAAGATCCGCACGGTGAAGATGACTTTTGTGATAGTGACGGCTTACATCGTCTGCTGGGCGCCTTTCTTCATCATCCAAATGTGGTCTGTCTGGGATCCCAAGTCCGTCTGGACCGGTACGTGCCGGGAAAATAGAGGAAAGTGCAGGgataggagtgtgtgtgtgtgtgtgtgtgtgtgtgtgtgttgtgtgtgtgagagagagagagagggagagaatgagaaTCTAGCAATTTTCTTCATAGTATCTTCTAGGGCAGTAGTTTTTAAACTTCTCTGTGTGCATAAGAGTCGCACCTTGGAGgaacactgttttaaaaaaaaaaaaaaaaagcaaattcgtGGATTCCCCATGCAGACATTCTACTTAAGAATGTTTGGAATGGGGCTCAGGACTCTGCATTTGTAGTGTGCAATGATCCTGAGACCACAATTCCAGAAACTGTGTCCTATAGTCAGCCAGGCAACTACAAAGCCGAATAATGACTTTTGCCAAATCACTTGCTACTATATTAACACCATTTCAAGTCTATTGgattcaggaaaatatttttactgtcACAGCTGCTTTTTGTTGGATTGTGAAAAGTATTacgattaattttaaaaatgtgtagaaaTGCCTCAGGGGCAAGGATAGAAACAGACAtatatttctaaagaaaactGGAGAAAAATTCTTTAGAAGGTGAGTAATTCCAATTTGGCATTTAGCTAATAATGTTCCTTTCTCGTtataatctgtttatttttttctaacaatgATGACTTTAACACTTTTTTCTTGGTATTTCAAAGCAGAATTTTTGATAAACTAAATTCGTTAGACTAATTCATTAGTCTTTCACCACTAATTTGACCACACAGCTCTACACCTCTCCACACAACTATTACAGTAGTTTACTGGAGATGTTCTCTACACCTACTATTGTGTTTGATTTTAATTCCTTCCCAAACTAGAAAAAACAACTTCATAGTGACTTGcaaaaaaatgatttaattttgcattttgaaaatattttcttctagtaaagACAAAAATTCAAACTAGATAAAGTCCAATGCTTGTTGGAACTCAAACCAAATAAATTCAATGGTACAGTGGTTACCAGAATGTTTCTGGTAACAGGAAATAGGTATCTGGGAGTAGCTGTCTCCTTTTGCTTTTTGGAATTGGAGTAGGGGAGGTATGTAATATGCTTCGGAAGTTATATTTGCAGATAAAACATTTCAGTATGAATTTCAGTTAAATATTCTTCCTGACTATAATACTAGCgataatgaaaaatacaatataaacacttttatttttggtttactatTTCTTATCTTGCTTGATCTTAGAAGCCTCTTAATATTGTCAATCAAATAAAGAAATTCAGCCTAATTATTGCTTTAGCAGAATTTACACACAAGTAATAAAAACTTCAATTGTGCATAGATATGTTGGTGATTTTCATTCTTTGTGAATACCATCTTACCCATGGCTCCTGATCACCTTTGACAGCAGCATCTTAGCACTAAGTATGATTAAATAATAACCTGTAATTGTTTTCTGGCATAACAAGAGTGAGAAGATCcaagtttatatttaataatcaAGGAAAAGTCGGTGTTTATTGATTATTCTTATTTTCAGAAAAGGTATATTATCAGCACAGTAGCTCCACTGTGAAAGGTTATAATATTTATGCAGTTTACCAGTGCTAATTATCATaattatcataaaatattttagaatcctGTTGGAATTTCCTAATTCTGCTGTTCTTCTTGATATAATTTGTTTGAACCACAATCACAgatggttttcttttaaaatcaaaccAAATTTCTAACCAAAGAAAAACAACTAAAGCTTATATCATCCAGGAACTTCTGTACAGTTTTCATATTACAAGAATATTTAAAACTACTAAATTTGATACCTAATGCAATATTTTCTCCTGAGCTATTAGGATAAATACACTTTGGTATACGTGGTTATTATGGACTCTTAAAATTTCATTACAATCGTAGTCATTCTATAACTGTTATCTCATTAGCACATGCTAGTTGGAGTGTAGAagatagagattttttaaatgaattatttaatagtcttAACCTCATAAAATTCCCACtcattctatttaaatattttgatagtgttttaaaaatacttgaattaattttaaggCATCTtgcttacaaaaaatattttatagtcaaGCAATTTTCAAACACTCCCCATTTCCCTGATTGATAAACAAAATAGTTCATTTTCTATGATAATCCAGaaggtttttcctttttaattagtTAATAGAAAAATGAGTTCATCCATGGCTCACTTACATTACATTATTTCCCTTTATATTTTTCATGCAGAATCAGAAAAccctaccatcaccatcactgcaTTACTGGGTTCCTTGAATAGCTGCTGTAATCCCTGGATATACATGTTTTTTAGTGGCCATCTCCTTCAAGACTGTGTTCAAAGCTTCCCGTGCTGccaaaacatgaaggaaaaattcAACAAAGAAGATACTGACAGTATGAGCAGAAGACAGACTTTTTATTCTAACAATCGAAGCCCAACAAACAGTACGGGTATGTGGAAGGACTCGCCTAAATCTTCCAAGTCCATCAAATTCATTCCTGTTTCAGCTTGAGCCCTGTGTTCATGCAACTTGATTCTTGTTATTGACTTTTTGGCCCATTAGCTGAATTGAGCTAGAAATCGCAAGAACAAATGCACTTTATTGATATAACCATACATCAATTCATTGGGTACAAGACTGTGTTTCTAGttgcattttcacattgctacCAAAAACTAGACATTATTTTGTATGGAATATTAATGAAAACATGCTGTACTAAACTATGCAGGTCTAATTCTCAGAAATATAACAGaggttacatttttaaaggaaaaatcatAACCATCCTAgctttatattttgttgttggtttcttttattttcatttctaacgTAAGTAAGACTTGATTGGTTTAAAAGTCGTATAATGTGCGGCACTATTTCTGAACAAAGAGAGCTCATCATCAGCCTTAGTATTCAGAGAAAACTTCAGAGAAATTATGTTTTCAtccaataaaattaatttgtgcCTCAGAAAATGCAGCCTTAAACAGTGTCCTGGAGATGGGATGGTACCTCCTGGGAGTACAAGTGCCTGGGGCGTAATGAGCTCCTGCTCATTGTGGCCAGTTTAGAGTTCTATTAGAAGCTATCAATCACCTTGCATTTCAAAACGGTAACTTTACAACTGGCAGTGGCTTCCTTTTGGTTCCTCACATATTATTGGTcaagaaaagcaggaaaactgAGATGCTGAAGGTGAGAGGAAATGTTGTTGACTGgccaaaaatatcttttttccccCACTGCGAGGTTGTTTTAAAGTCAGATTTGTATGAGGAAAgccaaattttattaaaagagtAGAAAAGGATTGCTTAAGGTACTCTGGACTTTCTCTTGGACATTGTAAACGTATTTTGATCAGTGCTACAAGGGTATCCTGTGCGATGCTGGATATTAACAAGATCATTATCTTCATGTTTGGGGAATTCAGATTCATAATATGAGTATCCTGAAGAGTGACTCAGGATATAAAGTGTCCCAAcatgtttaattaaaaatagcTTTGTATTTCCAATCTCTCACTCGTCTAACAATTGCAAAGCAGAGATGAGACAGGGTTGGGACATGGGTGACAGATGGAAAGAGAACTGCTCTGTGCCCAGACTGGCTTTCTTCATTATTAAATCCACGACTTAAGGCAAGTTTCTTAAACACATATAAAGCCTCTGTTTCCTTGACTTACCATGGGGTTGATAACACTtacctcacaggattgttgtAAGGACTAAATGAAATCAAATATGTTAAAAGAGCTTCAGAAATAGTAAAGTACTATACACATGCTAGCAGTTGCTTTTATTATAGCTTTGGGATCTCCAAAATTGCACAgatgttttccagtttatttttcattaactaGAATTGGCTTGTTTCATGGCTGGGAtataaaatcctaaaatttaaatatagatcCGCTGATTCATTGGACAACATTTCCAGTGACCACTCAGCTTGACTTCTCCTGCCTGACTCAAGTTTTCCAATTTAAAGACAGAACTTGCTTTTCTTTGAATGCAGGTAGATCAAAGCCACCCACAAGCAtcagttttttccatttttaaacagAGACCAATTACACTACTTTGCTGTTGTTATTACATTTTTCATTAATGGAaatcagtgatttttttcctagCTATTTTGTTtggctgcttcttcttcttcgaGATCATGCAATGATTTGAGGATACATCATAAATATTTTGCATCCTTAAGAGGAAATAatagttgctttttttcttgaaacagagtcttgctcttttgccaggctggagtgcagtggcgtgatctcggctcactgcaacctccgcctcccgggttcaagcgattctcctgcctcagcctcccaagtagctgggactatatgcgtgtgccaccacgcccagctaatttttatgtttttagtagagacggggtttcaccatgttggccagcatggttgTAATAGTAttattgagtttctttttttacctTTGTAGATAAGAAAATGAGAACTGGATAGCACTGTGAGAACCCAGAAGCAATAACTTCACTCCTCTTCATTCTTCTGCCTTTTGAAATTCTCAGCCCTTAGGCTCCTTGTATTGATAGGCCTAAAAACATGTTTCCAAATGCTTTATAAAGATTATAAACCTAGGGGctccctaggttttcttttttttattttttttttagtagagacggggtttcaccgtgttagccaggttggtctcgatctcctgacctcgtgatctgcctgcctcggcctcccaaagtgctgggattacaggtatgagccaccgcgcccggccaggggcTCCCTAGGTTTTGAAAttcttctttctaaaaataacaaatatgtcTCTTAAAGGGTACTGTCCAATATAAGCCAtaactaaattaattaattcattatttgAGTTAGAGTAGCATCTCAGTAACCCCGCACTCGAAGACTGTCAGTCCTTTTGACAACTCTTTGATAGTTCAAAAACTAAAGCCTTTTGGTTTGGAACTAAGATGAacccatttttttctaaatccatTTCCAAAGTAAGAACCTCAGAACCTATAGATCTTGCTTCAAAATGTTGATATGTACTCCCAAGCAAAACAATTcaattttaatgttatttctgAGAATAGCTCACAAAAAGAGTTCATATCACCCTACCCtgttgtattttctccttttaaatgtATTGGGAGATGAGATAGTAGAAAATGGGCTGGGGAAAAATGAGATCTGGGTGCTAGTTCTGCACTAGGCAAATATGTGGTCTTATTCTCTGCGGTTTAGGCTGAGAAGTTTCATCTGTCTGGTTGCTAAATTTTCTCAATGTTATGTACCCAGAAATGGAAGTCACATATCTCAAAACAGTATTTCAAATTGGAAGGAACCTATCTACCTGTCTGTTTCAGAAGAAGAGAAACTAAAAAAGTATTCCGGGAAGGgaagttttccttttcttgacCAAAGAGAAGACCTGAGATATTATGCCAAATAACAGCttacagtgaagaaaaaaatgtgttgcagcaccttattttatttttcacagttaacAGTGGGAAGATCCTGCAAGTACACAATTTTAATGCCTCTATGTGGGTATTAGGAATGTGATACAtaaaaaatgtccatcaatagggaGAAACTAGTCAATTGAGCATTTGATGAATATTAACTGATGATGGTAAAGAAACAATTTAGAGTGCATTATTAAGTGCTTAATGGGTTAATTTTGGAGCTTGTATTCTGAAGTGTAAAActactttgcttttattttgaaatttcatttgGAACACAATTGTGAAGGAAATCAGTGAAATTCTTGGGTTAATTATATACTTGTTTTACATATAGAATTTCCATCATCATCAAAGAAGTCTTATGCCATGATTGAGGAAGGGTATGGTTTTAGAGAAAAAATACTAAGCAGTCTTAACAATACACAGGACTCTGCCAAGCTTATTACAGTTTCTAGAATGGACGACCACTAATGATTAAGAAACAACTTTCATCTGTTATTACACAAGAAACCCAATTAGGTTAAAGTTTGATGTTTTCAGACTGTAAAGCATATGTTTTTGTAACTTAATTGGACTTTTGGAGTGTTAAATTATGGCTTCAGAGTTTGACTCTACCTAAAATTTAGTTAGATGCCAACTAGGGAGAAATTAAACCTAATCCTTCACCCCAAATATCAGAGGTTAGACAAACCCATGTTAATTGGGGCCTTATGGATATTCATATTGGAGGCAATAGCTTTATTTAGAGTAAGCCCAGGACAGGGCTGTCTGGGATGCTAGTTCTGGAAATGCAGAAGCAGCCACTGTATCCCTGCCCACCCCCTCCATCCAGCCCTTTTGGTACCACTCAGTATTGTTGACAACATTTGGAATCATAAGTAACATAGGACAGTAAGTATTAGAGAATGATTCTCCATTAGAATTGGACCTCAGCCAATTTGAGCCAAAATTTAAGAACTATTCAgaagaaagtttctttcttttgagtgTTTAAGACAGTGTAAATGGTTCGAATCACAcacattttatgattccattgTATACATAATCATTTTAAGAATATTGTTTTAACATGATTATTAGGCATACTAAGTTATcatgaatgaaaatgtatatgTGACCTGTAGTATGTCATATATTATTATGGCTAAAtgttaaatgtcatttttttcttttttagttttatgtatttgtgtatgtatatacccacatttttacattgatttatgttctaaataataattaaaacaaagtatCACAGAATGAATGAAATCTTTTTGTGTTCCAGGGTCACATTATTAATAAAGTCAGGAAAGAAAATCTGATGATAAATCTGATATAAATACCAGAATAATTatgattaatataaaatatgaagatatgTCTTCATACTACAGGATTTCTGACTTGAATATATTCTATAATGCTTTAATTCATTACCATAACAAATGTACTAAGAATTAATGTTGCATc is a window encoding:
- the AVPR1A gene encoding vasopressin V1a receptor — its product is MDSMRLSAGPDAGPSGNSSPWWPLATGAGNTSREAEALGEGNGPPRDVRNEELAKLEIAVLAVTFAVAVLGNSSVLLALHRTPRKTSRMHLFIRHLSLADLAVAFFQVLPQMCWDITYRFRGPDWLCRVVKHLQVFGMFASAYMLVVMTADRYIAVCHPLKTLQQPARRSRLMIAAAWVLSFVLSTPQYFVFSMIEVNNVTKARDCWATFIQPWGSRAYVTWMTGGIFVAPVVILGTCYGFICYNIWRNVRGKTASRQSKGSEQAGAAFQKGFLLAPCVSSVKSISRAKIRTVKMTFVIVTAYIVCWAPFFIIQMWSVWDPKSVWTESENPTITITALLGSLNSCCNPWIYMFFSGHLLQDCVQSFPCCQNMKEKFNKEDTDSMSRRQTFYSNNRSPTNSTGMWKDSPKSSKSIKFIPVSA